The Pseudomonas sp. FP198 genomic interval AGACATACCCTTCCCTCCTGGACTACAGCGGTTTCTTTTGACGCAATTCGACGCCATTCTTGATCGCGACGATTTCCGCCAGCAGCGACAGGGCGATTTCCGCCGGAGTGTGACTGCCGATGTGCAGACCGATGGGCCCGTGCAGCCGCTCGATGGCTTGTGCTGACAAGCCTAGCTGAGCGAGGTTGTCCCGGCGCTTCTGACTGTTGACCCGTGAGCCGAGGGCGCCCACATAAAAAGCCCTGGAATCCAGGGCGGTGAGCAAGGCCATGTCGTCCAGGCGCGGGTCATGGGTCAGGGCAACGATCGCGGTGCGCTCATCGGTCTCGATGCTCAGCACCGCCTCGTCGGGCATGCCCGGAACAAAGCGGCCATGCTGCTCTTCCCAACCGTAGACGAATTCCTTGCGCGGGTCGCAGATCAGCACTTCGAAATCCAGCAACCGGGCCATTTCCGCCACGTAACGCGACAGCTGCCCGGCGCCGATCAGCAACAGCCGCCAGCGCGGGCCATAAATCGCCCGTAGCGTTTCGCCATCGAACACCAAGGCATCGCTTTTGCTCGCCGGTGTCAGCACCACGCCGCCGGTCGCGATGGTCAATTCCCGGGCAACTATCTCGTGGGCCTCGCACCGCGCCAGCAACTCGGCGACCCAAGCTGGATCGCCGACTCGCTCCTCCGTCAGGCGCAAGGTGCCGCCGCACGGCAAGCCGAAACGCGCCGCTTCCTCGCGGGTGACACCGTAGGTGATGAGCTGCACGGGCGGGCCATCCGCCGGAATTCGGCCGTCGTGCAGCCGGGCGATCAGGTCATCCTCGACACAACCGCCCGATACCGAACCGATCACCACGCCGTCCTCGCGCAAGGCCAGCATGGCCCCCGGAGGTCTCGGCGCGGTGCCCCAGGTCTGGACCACGGTGAACAGCACCACCCGCTGCCCGGCGCGACGCCATTCCAGCACGCTGCGCAGCACGTTCAGATCAACGCTGTCCATCAGGCTTTGGCCTGTTGCCAGCCTTGCAGCTGGTAGCGCACGGGCAGATCACGGATGCGCTTGCCGGTGGCAGCGAAGATGGCGTTGCACAATGCCGGCGCGATCGGCGGCACGCCCGGTTCACCAACGCCTCCCAGCGGCACTTCGCCCGGCGGAGTGACCAGGTGCACGGCTACTTCCTTGGGTGCCAGGGACATGCGCGCCACTTCGTACATGTGGAAATTGTCCTGCTGGACCTTGCCGTCCTTGAAGCTGATCTCCCCGACCATCGCATTGCCCAGGCCCATCACACAGGCGCCTTCGAACTGCGAGCGGATGCGCTCGGGATTGATCTGCGGCCCACAGTCCACGGCAATGTCCGCCTTGTGCACGATCACCGTGCCGTCATCCTTGACCTCGACTTCAATTGCCGCGGCCACGTAGGTGACGAAACTGTAGTGCACCGCCAGCCCCAAGCCCCGGCCCTTGGGCAATTCACGGCCCCAGCCAGCGGCCTTCGCCGCAGTCTCCAGCACCGTGCGGATCCGCGCCGTATCGATGGGATAACGCTCGGGCGATTCACCGTAGTTCCAGCTGTCATTCTGGCTGTTGGGGTTGATCTTGCGGTCCGGGCCGAGCAACTTCAGATGGTACTTGAGCGGGTCCTGGCCGGCCTTGTGGGCCAGTTCGTCGATGAAGCTCTGGATCGCAAAACCATGGGGAATGTTCGACACCGAGCGGTACCAGCCAACCCGGGCATGGGCCACCGCCTCGGGGTTCTCCAGGCGCAGGTTGGGAATGGCATAGGCCATGTTGGTCACGCCCATGCCCACTTCGAATGGCGCTTCGTGGGTCATGCCCGGCGCGAACAACGCGGTGATGGACGGGGCCACGGTGCGATGCAGCCAACCGGAGGGCAGCCCGTCCTTGTTCAGGCCGGCCTTCAGGTATTCGGCCGATACGGTATGGAAATACGAGTGATGAATGTCGTCCTCGCGGGTCCATTGCACCCGAACCGCCTGGCCGGGGAATTCCTTGGCGAGCACAGCCGCCTCGACGACGAAGTCGGGTTTGGACTTGCGTCCGAAACCGCCGCCCAGCAACGTGATGTTTATCGTGACCTTCTCGAAAGCAATGCCCAGGCGCTCGGCGACGCGTTCGCGGGTGACCTGGGGTGCCTGGCTCGGTGCCCAGGCTTCGCATTGACCGTCCTTGAAGCGGGCGACCGCGACCATCGGTTCCATCGGTGACTGGGACAGGTGCGGCAGGTAGTAGGCAGCCTCCAACGTCGAATCGGCCTTGGCCAGTGCGTCGTCAAGGTCACCAGTGCTATGCAGGACTTTGCCCGGCTTCAGCGCAGCCGCTTGCAGTTCCTTGCGGTAGGCGATGGAGTCATAACCGGCGTTCGGGCCATCGTCCCATTCGATTTTCAACGCTTCGCGGCCCTTGATCGCCGCCCAGGTGTTTTTCGCTACCACCGCCACGCCGCCCAGCGGCTGGAATTCGGAGGGCAAAGGGCGCCCTTCGATCTGCACCACCTTGACCACGCCCGGTACTTTCAACGCCGCGCTGCTGTCCACGCTCTTGATCTTGCCACCGTAGACCCGTGGGCGGGCCACGACGGCGTAGAGCATGCCGTCGAAATGCACATCGGCACCGAACACCGCGCGGCCGTTGACGATGTCCGCGCCGTCGATGGCACGGCTCGCCTCCTTGCCGATGTAACGAAACTCCGACGGCTGCTTGAGGCGCAGGCTGTCGCGGGCCGGAACCGGCAAGGCCGCGGCGGCGGCGGCCAACTCGCCATAACCCAGTTCGCGCCCCGAAGGCTGATGCACCACTTTGTGCAGTTGCGCGCGGCATTCGCCCACCGGCACTTTCCACTGGGCAGCGGCGGCCAATTCAAGCATGGTCCGGGCGGCGGCACCGCAGCGGCGCATCGGCTCGTACCAGTGACGCATGCTGCGCGAGCCGTCGGTGTCCTGGTTGCCGAAGCGCGCCTCATCAGCCGGCGCCTGCCTGACCTTGACGAGCGCCCAGTCGGCGTCGAGTTCGTCGGCCACCACCATGCTCAGGCTGGTGCGCACGCCCTGGCCCATTTCCGAACGGTTGCAGATCACCGTGACGCTGCCGTCAGCGGCAATGCTCACGTAGACCTTGGGGTCGTCGACCGCACCATGGGGCATGCCCTCGGCGCCGAACTTCTTCTCTTCGGCAAAGGCCTCCGGCAGCCCCCAACTGGCGGCAAGCACCAGCACGCCCGTGGCGCTGGCGCCCTTGAGGAAACCCCGACGACTGAGATTGCTCAGCACAAAATCATTCGGCAAGCGGCTCATGCCTTAGCCTCCTTCAGGTGAGTGGAGGCCTGGCGGATCGCGGTCTTGATCCGGTTGTAGGTGCCGCAACGGCAGAGGTTGCCGACCATGGCCTCCTCGATCTGTTCATCCGTCGGGTTGGGATTGGTCTTGAGCAACGCCGTGGCGGACATGATCTGCCCGCCCTGGCAGAAACCGCACTGGGCCACGGCGGTGTCCAGCCAGGCCTTCTGCACAACCTGGCCGACCGGGTCGACGTGAAGCGCGTCGATGGTGCTGATGTTCTGGCCTTTCACCGAGCCGATCGGCGTGATGCAACTGCGCGCCGGGGCGCCATCGATGTGGATCGTACACGCGCCGCACAGGCCCATGCCGCAGCCGAACTTGGTGCCGTTATAGCCGGCCACGTCGCGGATCGCCCACAGCAGCGGCATGTCCTCGGTGACATCCAGTTGATGATCTGTTCCATTGAGTTTCAGGGTAATCATGGGCACGCCCGCATTCGTTTCGAGTTATGGGGGTCGAGCAATCTGCCGTTTGGTGATCGGTTCGGTGTCGCAGACTGGCTCAGGCTGATCCGGCTCTCTTGTGCACACGTCAACAGCGTCTGCACCGGGCCTTGGGGATGCGTATGCTCGCATCGTCAGCCAATTAAATTAACCCAGGAACAAGCAAAACGCCCTGCACAATCCTGCACGAATGAGCGAGTGCCGGTCATGCAGGGCGTTTTTTTGTTCACGCAGGGCCAAGCGCCCGTCAGTACCGATTCGGCTCCATCTCCAGATCGACCTGGAAACGTTCGGCAATGTCCTTCTGGATCCGTTGAGCCAGGTCCAGCAATTGCAGGCCCGTGGCGTTGCCATAATTGACCAGCACCAGTGCCTGCAACTTGTGCACGCCAGCGTCGCCCTCGCGAAAGCCCTTCCAGCCGGCCCGCTCGATCAGCCAGCCGGCAGCGATTTTCATCTGCCCTCCAGGCTGCGGATAAGCCACCAGGTCGGGGTATTGCAGCTTGAGATGGGCCACATGGGTGGCGGGCACCAACGGGTTCTTGAAGAAGCTGCCGGCGTTACCCAATACGGCGGGGTCCGGAAGTTTTTCGCTGCGGATGCTGCAAATCGCCCGGCTGACATCCGAAGGCGTTGCCTGAGCAATGCCTTGCTCGCTCAGGCGCTGGCGGACCGGGCCGTATTCCAGGTGCAGATGCGCGACACGACTGAGGGCAAAACGTACCCGCAGGATCAGCCAGCGCCCCGCCTGCTGCTTGAACAGGCTGTCGCGGTAGGCGAAGGCGCACTCTTCAAGGGTGAAGTCGCGCAACTCGCCGGTATGGCGATCCAGCGCGGTAAGACCGGCAAAGACATCTTTTATTTCCACGCCGTAGGCACCGATATTCTGCATCGGTGCCGCCCCTACCGTACCGGGAATCAGGCTGAGGTTCTCCAGCCCCGACCAACCTTGCGCCAGCGTGTGCTGGACAAAAGGATGCCAGGGCTCCCCGGCCTCGGCCTCGATCACCACACGTTCGCCGTCGTCGCTGAGCAGGCGGACCCCCTGGCTGGCCATGCGCAACACCAGCGCGTCGATGTCGTCGGTCAACAGCAGGTTGCTGCCGCCGCCGATCACCAGCAACGGCAGATCATGCCCGGCGGCATAGGCCAGCGCCTCGCGGACATCGGCATCGCCGTGGGCCTCGGCGAACAACCGTGCGGCGACGTCCACACCAAAGCTGTTGAACGGCTTGAGGCTGACGCCGGCCTGGACATGCAAGGTCATAACCGCCCCTTCAATTCGATGACCAGGCGATCCGTGGCCTGTTCGATCAGGTCGAGCACCTGCTCGAAACCCTGTTCGCCGTCGTAGTACGGATCTGGGACATCATCGAGCTCAGCCTCGTAGCGACGCAGGAACAGATCGAGCTCGGCCTTGCCACTGGCCGGTTGCAATGTCTTGAGGTTGCGCAGGTTGTTGCTGTCCATCGCCAGGATCAGGTCATAGGCGGCGAAATCGGCGCGGCTGACTTGCCGGGCCCGCTGGGCCGACAGATCGTAGCCACGTCGCAGGGCCGCAGCCATGCTGCGTTTATCAGGGGCTTTGCCGACGTGCCAGTCACCGGTACCGGCGGAAGCGACTTCCACTTGCCCCTCCAGCCCGGCTTCGCGCAGCTTATGGCGCAAGATGCCTTCGGCGGTGGGCGACCGACAAATGTTGCCGAGGCAGACGAACAGAACCCGCATCAAGCCTCCAGCAGGCGACGAACGCGCTCGAGGTCTTCGGGGGTGTCTACACCAGTTGGCGGCGCAATCAGCGCATCGGCGACGTGGATCCGCACGCCATGCCACAACGCCCGAAGTTGCTCGAGGGCTTCGGTGTTTTCCAGCCAGCACGGGCCCCAAGCGACGAAGTCCTGAAGAAAACCGGCGCGGTAGGCATAGATACCGATATGGCGACGGTACGGCACGCCTTCG includes:
- a CDS encoding low molecular weight protein-tyrosine-phosphatase, with product MRVLFVCLGNICRSPTAEGILRHKLREAGLEGQVEVASAGTGDWHVGKAPDKRSMAAALRRGYDLSAQRARQVSRADFAAYDLILAMDSNNLRNLKTLQPASGKAELDLFLRRYEAELDDVPDPYYDGEQGFEQVLDLIEQATDRLVIELKGRL
- the murB gene encoding UDP-N-acetylmuramate dehydrogenase, which produces MTLHVQAGVSLKPFNSFGVDVAARLFAEAHGDADVREALAYAAGHDLPLLVIGGGSNLLLTDDIDALVLRMASQGVRLLSDDGERVVIEAEAGEPWHPFVQHTLAQGWSGLENLSLIPGTVGAAPMQNIGAYGVEIKDVFAGLTALDRHTGELRDFTLEECAFAYRDSLFKQQAGRWLILRVRFALSRVAHLHLEYGPVRQRLSEQGIAQATPSDVSRAICSIRSEKLPDPAVLGNAGSFFKNPLVPATHVAHLKLQYPDLVAYPQPGGQMKIAAGWLIERAGWKGFREGDAGVHKLQALVLVNYGNATGLQLLDLAQRIQKDIAERFQVDLEMEPNRY
- a CDS encoding xanthine dehydrogenase family protein molybdopterin-binding subunit, which gives rise to MSRLPNDFVLSNLSRRGFLKGASATGVLVLAASWGLPEAFAEEKKFGAEGMPHGAVDDPKVYVSIAADGSVTVICNRSEMGQGVRTSLSMVVADELDADWALVKVRQAPADEARFGNQDTDGSRSMRHWYEPMRRCGAAARTMLELAAAAQWKVPVGECRAQLHKVVHQPSGRELGYGELAAAAAALPVPARDSLRLKQPSEFRYIGKEASRAIDGADIVNGRAVFGADVHFDGMLYAVVARPRVYGGKIKSVDSSAALKVPGVVKVVQIEGRPLPSEFQPLGGVAVVAKNTWAAIKGREALKIEWDDGPNAGYDSIAYRKELQAAALKPGKVLHSTGDLDDALAKADSTLEAAYYLPHLSQSPMEPMVAVARFKDGQCEAWAPSQAPQVTRERVAERLGIAFEKVTINITLLGGGFGRKSKPDFVVEAAVLAKEFPGQAVRVQWTREDDIHHSYFHTVSAEYLKAGLNKDGLPSGWLHRTVAPSITALFAPGMTHEAPFEVGMGVTNMAYAIPNLRLENPEAVAHARVGWYRSVSNIPHGFAIQSFIDELAHKAGQDPLKYHLKLLGPDRKINPNSQNDSWNYGESPERYPIDTARIRTVLETAAKAAGWGRELPKGRGLGLAVHYSFVTYVAAAIEVEVKDDGTVIVHKADIAVDCGPQINPERIRSQFEGACVMGLGNAMVGEISFKDGKVQQDNFHMYEVARMSLAPKEVAVHLVTPPGEVPLGGVGEPGVPPIAPALCNAIFAATGKRIRDLPVRYQLQGWQQAKA
- a CDS encoding (2Fe-2S)-binding protein, which translates into the protein MITLKLNGTDHQLDVTEDMPLLWAIRDVAGYNGTKFGCGMGLCGACTIHIDGAPARSCITPIGSVKGQNISTIDALHVDPVGQVVQKAWLDTAVAQCGFCQGGQIMSATALLKTNPNPTDEQIEEAMVGNLCRCGTYNRIKTAIRQASTHLKEAKA
- a CDS encoding XdhC family protein, coding for MDSVDLNVLRSVLEWRRAGQRVVLFTVVQTWGTAPRPPGAMLALREDGVVIGSVSGGCVEDDLIARLHDGRIPADGPPVQLITYGVTREEAARFGLPCGGTLRLTEERVGDPAWVAELLARCEAHEIVARELTIATGGVVLTPASKSDALVFDGETLRAIYGPRWRLLLIGAGQLSRYVAEMARLLDFEVLICDPRKEFVYGWEEQHGRFVPGMPDEAVLSIETDERTAIVALTHDPRLDDMALLTALDSRAFYVGALGSRVNSQKRRDNLAQLGLSAQAIERLHGPIGLHIGSHTPAEIALSLLAEIVAIKNGVELRQKKPL